The Castanea sativa cultivar Marrone di Chiusa Pesio chromosome 11, ASM4071231v1 genome contains a region encoding:
- the LOC142614574 gene encoding flowering locus K homology domain-like, translating into MAQPGQFPINPMNPMMYHPTVPVSVPIPVPVPASLPLPMPVPIPRPVPAAAFPEFEYGQPSSAAGKRRREDELVSAEDESAAKRRVKLAQDVLFRIVVPSRQIGKVIGKEGCRIQKIREDTKATIKIADAIARHEERVIIISSKDSDNKLTDAENALQQIATLILKEDESSTEAKVAAGHVAANTIRLLIAGTQAGCLIGISGQNIEKLRDSCGAIITILAQNQLPLCASAHESDRVVQISGDVPAVLKALEEIGSQLRENPPRQVISISPVYNITSIRPPQPYLDPTSADYVTFEMMISESLVGGLIGRSGTNISRIRNESGAMIKVYGGKGETKHRQIQFGGSAQQVALAKLRVDEYIYSQLIQQPGAQQPALLL; encoded by the exons ATGGCCCAGCCAGGCCAATTCCCCATAAACCCTATGAACCCGATGATGTACCACCCGACCGTACCGGTCTCGGTGCCCATACCCGTACCCGTACCCGCATCTCTACCCTTACCCATGCCCGTGCCCATACCCCGACCCGTACCTGCTGCCGCGTTTCCCGAATTCGAATACGGACAGCCGTCGTCGGCTGCCGGGAAGCGCCGCCGGGAAGACGAGCTGGTTTCGGCGGAGGACGAGTCGGCGGCGAAGCGGAGAGTGAAGTTGGCTCAGGATGTACTGTTCAGAATCGTCGTCCCGTCACGGCAGATCGGGAAGGTCATCGGCAAAGAAGGCTGCCGAATCCAGAAGATTCGCGAAGATACCAAAGCCACCATCAAAATCGCCGATGCCATCGCT CGACATGAAGAGCGTGTAATTATCATAAGTTCTAAAGACAGTGACAACAAGCTCACTGACGCAGAAAATGCACTCCAGCAAATTGCCACTTTAATACTAAAG GAAGATGAAAGCAGTACAGAGGCGAAAGTTGCGGCAGGACATGTGGCTGCCAATACCATAAGGCTTTTGATTGCTGGAACCCAAGCAGGTTGTTTGATTGGGATTTCAGGTCAAAATATTGAGAAATTGAGGGATTCCTGTGGTGCCATTATCACAATTCTTGCTCAAAATCAGTTGCCTTTGTGTGCATCTGCTCATGAATCTGATCGAGTGGTACAG ATATCAGGTGATGTTCCTGCTGTACTGAAGGCGTTGGAGGAGATTGGTTCTCAACTAAG GGAAAACCCACCACGACAAGTGATTTCTATTAGCCCAGTGTACAATATTACATCAATCAGACCTCCTCAACCATACCTGGACCCAACATCAG CTGATTATGTTACTTTCGAGATGATGATATCGGAATCGCTGGTTGGTGGGTTGATCGGCAGGAGCGGCACCAACATATCAAGGATCAGAAATGAGTCTGGAGCAATGATCAAG GTTTATGGTGGGAAAGGCGAAACAAAACATCGACAAATTCAATTCGGAGGTAGCGCTCAACAG GTAGCATTGGCAAAGCTGAGGGTTGACGAATACATATATTCTCAGTTGATACAACAACCCGGTGCTCAACAGCCAGC TTTGCTGCTTTGA